GGCTAAACGGCACACAGGGAATGCAATCAGAGTCTATAGGTGCAACTATTGTACCATCAGAGATGGATGGAATGTTTGATCCCATTATAATTGCTACTCAAGAATTGGATCCTGCTTATTCTGCCTTTGGTGTAACTGTCTACAAACCAATTGAAAGACAGATTAACTGGCTGGTTAACACGGCCATATCATGGATAAATTTGCGATATGAAGAAAATACAGATAAAAAAATTGCCATTATCTACTGGCACGGGGTGGGTAAAGACAAAGGTGCCAGTGCCGGACATCTGGACGTGTATGCCAGTATAGCCAATTTATTGACTGCCCTTAAAAATGAAGGTTATGACCTGGGAAACGGGTCTCTACCCAACAGTGAAGACTTGGTGGAAATTATCCGAAAACAGGGTTATAACATTGGAGTTTGGGCTTCCAACGAATTAGCAGAAATGGTTACCAATTATCCTGTGATTTTAATTCCTGAAAACGAGTACTTGGCCTGGTTTAACCAGTTAAATTCAGATAAGAGGCAGGAAGTCCTTGATATGTGGGGTGAACCGCCAGGGGATATCATGGTTTACGTAAAGGATGGTTTAAGGTACCTGGTGCTCCCGGTAATCCAGTACGGTAACGTGATTTTAGCCCCGGAACCTTCACGTGGCTATGCTCAGGACGACGATGCACTGTACCACAGCAGTAGCATACCACCCACACACCAGTACCTGGCATTCTACTTCTGGTTAAAACAGGATTTCGGTGCCGACGCCATTATCGACTTGGGACGGCATGGATCTCTGGCCTGGTTACCTGGAAAATCAGGACCCGGACTGGACATAGAAAACTGCTGGCCAGCAATTGTTAGCCAGGACATACCCGTAATATACCCCTTTACAGTGGAAGGTAGTGAAGGCCTCCTACCAAAAAGACGCCAGGGATCAATAATGATCAGCCATTTAATACCTTCAATGACAATTTCTGAACTTTATGGGGAATTAGCAGTACTTAACGGTAAGATAAATGATTATAATGCGCCAAATATTGATGCAGATGCCAAGTTAGCCTTAAAAAATTCAATTTTAACTATGGTCAGTGATCTGAAGATCAACGAGGATATAGGTATTGCCATGACCAGCATCAATGACTCCAACTTCGATGAATTCCTGGGAAAACTGCAGAAATACCTGGAAGACATAGAATCAGAATTCATCCCCTACGGTTTACATGTACTGGGAGAGGCACCTACAGGAGAAGAGTTAACCAACCTGGTTCAAACCCTTTTAGGTTATGAATTCCAGGATTATATGGCCTCTAACCATTTAAATAACACCATGATACAGGCTTTACTCACCGCAGTTCTGATTAATGGTGAAACCCCTGAACAAGCACAAATTCTGGTTCTGGGGAGTGTTAATTCTGCAATGACCAGTTACCTTTTAACAGCCCTTGATTATGCCACTAGAATCAACAACTGCACCAATGAGATAACCAGCATAATCAATGCCTTAAATGGAACCTATATACCGCCAGGAATGTCCGGAGACCCGGTTACCAATCAGGATGTACTTCCCACTGGAACCAATTTCTATTCATTTGATCCTAGAAAAGTACCTACCGATGAAGCAACCGCCATTGGAAACAAGATGGCTCAAGATATCATCAACCGTTACCTCCAGGAAACCGGAAAATATCCGGAAAAAATATCCTTCATGCTCTGGTCCTGCCACACGCAACAGGATATGGGAGTTATGGAAGCTGCTATCTTTTATCTATTGGGTGTGGAGAGGGTATTTGATAAAAACAACCCTGGTATCGTGGTTGATGTTAAACTAATTGAAAACCTGGGAAGACCACGAATTGACGTGGTAATTACCACCACTTCTCTTTACATCAGCATGTACCGGTCTCGGTTGGATTTAATAAACAAAGCAGTACTACTGGCAGCCAATGCCAATGATACTCTTCCAAATTATGTTAAACGAAACTCAGAAGTTATTTATAATGCTTTGAAGGCCAAGGGATACAGTGATGAAGATGCCCGGAAATTATCGGTGTGCAGGATATTCTCACAGGAAGAGGGCAACCACAATAACGCTATGCAAAACGCGTTACTGATCACCAGTTCCTGGGAAAACGAAGGGCAGCTGGCAGAAACATTCATTGACACATTCGGAAATGTCTTCATGGGAAGTGAAATTAATTCCATCCACATTGAAGATCTATACTCCCTGAATCTGAATGGAACTGAAGTTGCCATGTTCAGAAGGGTGGTAAATGTGAACGATCTGTTTGGAGACAGTGACTACTTTGGATACTTTGGGGGGATGGGATTAGCCATAAAACATGTTTCTGGTCAGGAACCTAAGATGTGGATTATGAATGTTGAAAACCCATCAAATCCCAAATTGGAATCGTTATCAGAATCCCTCTGGAGAGATACCCGTTCAACCTACTTTAATTCTAAATACATTCAGGCAATCAAGAGTTATGGGGCAACAGGTGCAGGGATATTTGCTGACTTTTTTAGATACATGTCAGCTTGGAAGATTACTTCACCAGATTCCGTAAACGACAACATGTTCCAGGAAGCCTACGAGGTTTACTTCCAGGATAAATATGGTCTGGGAATGAATGAATGGTTTACCAGGAATAACCCCTATGCACAACAGGCTATGGCAGCAATCCTGCTTGATTCGATTAGAAGAGGGGATTGGAAGGCCGATGCGAATGTTGTAAATGATCTGGTCAATGTCCTGGCCCAGAATGTTATTAACAATGGAATAGCCTGCTGTGACTGCACCTGTGCTAATCTAGCCAATATGAAATGGGCGGCACAGTACCTTAACGTGGACATCCTGGCACAGTTCAACCAACAGATATACAAAACTACTGGAAACCCAGGATTTGCTCCCAGCCAATCGCAGCCTCAATCTTCTCCAGCCCAATCTGGAGGTACTACTACTCAGGTGGCATCCGAGAGTAGTGGAAGTGCTGGTGGGGCGGGAGAACAGTCTACTGAGGAAAGTGCCAGTCCCGGTGAAGAAGGAGAAGGCAAAGCCTACGAAATTTCCCCGCAGAGTTCCTCATCAGGAACATCAGAATCAGGTCTTCCCATAGCAGCCATAGTTGGGGTAATTGCCCTGGTCTCTCTGGTAGGGTTAGGGTACTTTAGAGGAACTTTTAAGGGAAAATAAATATTACCTTTTTTTATTTTTTTAGAAAACTTGGATATTAATGGTTTTTTTTGTTTTAGGGGAGATGTGGCAACATTAATGAAATGGTTCTATTTAATAGAAAACTTTATAAATCATAAAAAAGTTAGGTATACCTAAGAAAATTAGGTAAGCCTAATTTTTTTCAGTCTAGAAAGAACTGGGCGAGGTAGAAATTACAATGATCAAAACGTTAGACAATCTTAAACAAGGTGAAAATGGGGTAATAAGTGCATTTAAAGGTAAAGGTGAAGTTAGAAAGCATTTAATGGAAATGGGTCTGGTTCGAGGGTCAGATATTAAAGTAGAGAGAGTAGCACCCCTGGGAGATCCAATTGAAGTTAAAATCAAAGGTTATTCCCTTTCCCTCAGAAAGGAAGATGCCAAAAAAATTGAGATCGAGATAGCATGATGAGTTTAGCAATGGCCTCAGAAAACGACAACCTGAAGATCGTCCAGGTATGGCACGGGGGTAAATTTGAAAAAAAACTCCGCGAAATGGGAATATACAGGGATTCCCAGATCAAAGTGGTGAAAAATGATATCCCTGGGCCATTGATCGTGGATGTTAAAGGATCTCGGCTTATCCTGGGACGAGGACAGGCACAGAAGATAATGGTCGAAGGTAGTGAAGATGGATAAAATAAGAATAGCTCTGGCCGGAAACCCCAACGTGGGAAAAAGTACCCTGTTCAACCGCTGGACCGGGATGAGGCAACATGTGGGTAACTGGCCGGGTAAGACTGTGGAAAAAAAGGAGGGAACCTTCAAATATAAGGGCCAGGAAATAGAAGTGGTCGACCTTCCGGGAAATTACAGTTTAACCGCCTACTCTGTGGAAGAAGTGGTTTCCCGGGATTACATTGTGGATGAAAAACCCGATGTAATCGTCAATGTTATAGACGCGGCCAACATAGAAAGGAATCTTTACTTGACGGTTCAAATGATGGAGTTGGGTGCTAACTTGGTTCTGGCACTTAACATGAATAAATTTGCCCGGGAAAAGGGACTTAAAATCAACAAAAAACAGTTATCACAACTTTTAGGAGTGCCGGTAATTGAAATTGAAGCAGTGGATGATACTGGCAGCGAAGAACTTCTCAAGAATATAGTAAAATCATCCCAGGCACCTAATATTGTCCTGGACAGGTTGGAGTACGGGAATGAAGTATCTGAACATATCCAGGAAATTCAGGAAATCCTTGATGAGGATGTACCTGGTTTGGATGCTCCTTCCAGCTGGATAGCCCTTAAACTACTGGAAGATGACCCAGAGATTACCAAAAAAATAGAAGAGTCGGGAAATGGTCAAAGGGTACTTAAAAACGTTAAAAAGATGCAGAGACATTTCAACGATGTTTTCGGTGATGATGCTGATGCAGCTATTACCGATGCCCGGTATGGTTTCATTGCTGGGCTGGTCTCTGAATCAGTTAAAAAACCTAAAATTGATAAAGTCACACGTTCTGATATGATCGACCGAATTGTGACTCATAAATATCTGGGAATACCAATATTCCTCCTCATAATGTGGCTCACCTTCCAGATAACCTTCACCTTGGGTGACCCCCTGGGAGGTTACATTGAAGAAGCCTTTGGCTGGTTAGGATCAACAGTGGCCGCCAACATGGGTGAAGGATTTTTAACTTCCTTTATTGTTGATGGAATAATCGGCGGTGTGGGCGGTGTACTGGTATTTGTACCCCTGATCTTCATACTGTTTTTAGTACTCAGTGTCCTGGAAGACAGTGGATACCTGGCTAGAGCAGCCTTTGTAATGGACCGTTTCATGCACAAGCTGGTTGGCCTCCACGGGAAGTCATTCATACCCATGATACTCGGATTTGGATGTGCAGTGCCCGGGATAATGGCCACCAGAACCCTGGAAAATGAGAGGGATCGGCTACTGACCATGTTGATCGTTCCCTTCATGTCCTGCAGTGCCCGGTTACCAGTTTATGCCTTGATCGTTGCCGCATTCTTCTCAGCATACCAGGGATGGGTCATATTCTCCTTATATCTCCTGGGAATAGTGGTGGCCATTGTAGTGGCAGCAATATTCAAGAAAACCATATTCAAGGGAATGTCTGCCCCGTTTGTCATGGAACTGCCTCCCTACCGTATACCCACAGTTAAGGGTGCCCTCATCCACATGTGGGAGAGAGGAGTACTCTTCCTGAAGAAGGCTGGTACTGTGATCTTAGCTTTATCTGTGGTGATCTGGGCCCTGAGTAGTCTCCCTGTGGGAGTGGAATACGCATCCCAGGATAGTATCACTGGACAGATAGGAACCACCCTGGCTCCGGTATTTGCACCTCTTGGGTTTGGTGAATGGCAGGCCACAGTAGCCATAATCTACGGATTCATGGCCAAGGAGGTGGTGGTAAGTACATTTGGTATCATCTATGGAATAGGGGAAGATAGTGGTGGTGAGGCAACTGCCGAAGAAGCAGCACCTGATGAACAAGTATCCAGTGAAACCTCTGAAGGATCATCCATTGAGGCAGCTCCTGCTGAGGAAGAAGCAGCACCGGAAGAAGATCCGGGATTCATTGCTGTGATGCAGGAATTGTTCACACCCCTGTCGGCCTATGCCTACATGGTATTCGTACTGCTGTACATACCCTGTCTGGCTACCCTGGCTACCATAAGACGTGAAACCAACTCCTGGAAATGGCCCGGATTTGCCGCAGTGTACACCTTTGGGGTGGCCTACGTGGTTTCACTGGTGGTTTACCAGGGAGGATTACTCCTGGGATTTGCATAGTAAACCCGGAATTAAACTAGTTAAGGAGGTGAATTGAATGAGTTCCAGAAGTGGAATCAGGGGTAAAAATTTCCAGAAAGATAAATTCGAGAATCTTTCCCAGGAAAATGAAGGTAAAAAGGACGAAAATTAAGTCCTTTTTCCATTTACCATGAGTATCACCTTTATTTGCTTCTAATTAAAGATGATGCCTATTGTCCCTATTCATCTTTTAGGTATCTGAGATTGATAATCATGGGATATCTAATTAGTTCAGGAGGAATTTAGGGGTTTTAAGCCCCATATAGAAATTAAAAAAATTATAGAATAATGGGGAGTGTTTATGAAATGTAAAATCTGTGGTCATGTATTTGATGAGAGTGAAAAATCCAGTGCATGTCAGGGATGTCTTATCAATAACTGTAATATGATCCGGTGTCCTAACTGTGGATTTGAACAATTACCGGAGTCAAAAACAGAATCTAAATTAGTTAAATTCATATCTGCATTATTTAAGCATTCCAATAATGAAAATTAACAGATACCCTGTTTATGGTAAAATGATGTTTACAACCGATTAAAGCATTAATATGTTTTTTCGGTTTCAATTTCCTGTATAATAGGGAATATGGTTTTATTATCATCTGCCAGTAAATATCCCGTTAAAAACCATGTTTTCTAACATCACAGGTCCTTGTGTGGCTTTAAGCGCAATGTATCACCTAATTACTTAGGGCCACACATCCTCCTATTCATTTAAAAAAACCATGAATAAACAATAATTAGTCTAATTAGATCTATGAACATCAATCCCTAGTAGTACCACCAACTTTTTACCTTACCTCAACTAATTTGATTAGCATGCACCGCCGTAAAATTAAAATCATTTTAATAGTGGGGGTTATCCTGATTGGTTTGATGTTATTCTCCACTATTTTTATTTCACTTTCCGGAGGCCTGGGAGAAGACTGTTCCAGTTGCGTGAACTGCACTGACTGTTACATTGGTATAAACTCCACTGAAGAGGCTAAACTCTTTGATCAGTTAGACGGAATTGTGAAAAATTACGTGGCCGAAAAAGAGAACATCACGGACCAATCAATGATCTTAACCTCCATAAAATTCAAATCAAAAGAAGAAGCCTTTGTATCCGCCACGGTGAACAATAAAAGCTGGGGTGGAACCTGGAAATACTTCGATAATCAGTGGAATCCGGGAGAGGATTTTAAAAGTTCTTAATGGTTTTCAGGGTATTCTAAGGATATATGGTCCGTTTGGAACAAATTTTTGAGGGTAATAAATTTAGTAGGATTACAGCTTAGCAAATCTATTTAAAAAAGGGCACATAATTTTTAAAAAAGGACATTAAACAAATATTCAATGCTTTTTGGACACAATCCTCCTTAGTTTAACCGGTGAATTCATGAGTTTCCTTGTCAATTTTCTGCAATTTTTTTACCTGATACTTGTTGAGAATTCATTCTTTATTTTACTGGGTTTTTTACTGGCTGGATTTATTCATATTCTCCTCCCCTCCCATTTACTGGGGAGACTGGTGGGCACATCAACTGTAGGGGGAATATTAAAGGGTATTGTAATTGGTTTACCCTTACCCATATGCGCCTGTGGAATAGTACCCGCAGCCATAGCCCTGAAAGATAAGGGAATCAGAGATTCAGTGGCAGCATCATTCCTGGTTTCAACATCTGGTTTCAGTGTAAGCTCCGTTGTACCATCATACTCCTTTTTAGGCCTTCCTTTAACTTTAATGCGTCCAGTGGTGGCCACAATCTCCGGATTAACCGCGGGCATTCTGGTGCACCTCTTTGGGGAGAGTAATGAAACAAATAATGTGAAGGAGGCAGTTACAGCAGACTCCAATCACCATTGCATGGTTAGTGGTCTGGATGGGGGTCACTGTGGAGACTGTAACTCCTCATTATTAGATCTTGATGGTGAGGGTGCAGAACACGCTACTGGCTCTGAAGAGGGTTTTTCTCTTCAGGTTGCCCGGGCTGATGAGATCTACAACCAGCTCAAAGAAGTATTCCGGTATTCCTTTAAGGACAGTTTCAGAGAAGTTTCCACTTCCCTTTTAATTGGATTGCTCGTTGCGGCATTGATGGGTACCCTGGTAAACATGGGAATGCCCTGGGACTTTTTAAGAACATTCGCCGCTGATCCAGTTTTATCACTTTTCATTCTGCTTTTGGTAGCTATTCCCATCTATGTCTGCCCCACGGCGTCTATTCCTCTGGCCATGGCATTTATATTCATGGGATTTACCCCTGGAAGCATCCTGGTTTTCATATATGCGGGTCCAGCCACCAACATAGCTGCCCTGTCCATGATACTGGCTAAATTCAAGAAAAGATTCTTAACCATCTACCTGTTCTCTATTGTGGCCGTGTCCCTTATCATGGGATATATGGTTAATTTATTCAGTGATTTCTTTTTACACGCAGTTACCATCACCAATTTAGGCGTGTACACGGGATTCATTCCATTTTCAGTCAAACTCCTATCCGCAGCCCTACTAATTGTGCTGCTGGTTTATGGGATATACCGAAGCCGAATCAATCTTTTATAGCAAAATTAAGCTTGTTAACTGGATCCATCCTGTTGTTTGCCAATTTAGAAATAAATGAGGGATGTTATGAATTTTTCTTCACTGTTGGATCCATTTAATTTGATTTAAATATATTTAAGGGACCTATCTGGTATTAGGTCCCTTTATGACACCGTTAGGAAAACTGCGGAGGTTTACTGGACCCTATTGGTGTCATTTTTTTTTAATTATAGGTGTATGGATTTGTCAACCATTCCTTGGACTTACTATTATATAAACTTTACTTGATTATTTTTCAACTATAATGGAAATATTTATATTGGGATATAATTTAAATTAATTTCAAGCATATTTGAATAAATTTCAACTTTGCTTAAATAACAACAAGGAGGTGAAAATCTTGAGAAAACAAACGATTTTACTAGTAACGACAATTGTTTTCGCATTGCTTCTTTGTGGAGCAGTATCAGCAGAAGATTCACAGGAGGTAGGGGATATTGGTAATTATACTCAAAATTCAAGTTCCAATAGCAGTGAAACAGTAATTGACCCCGAGATAACACTGAACATAACCCTGGAACATCCAGAGGCACTGGCGGATAATAGGTTACCATCAGTAAATGTGACTGACAGTAACGGGAACGTGGTTAACGGAGTAACCGTAACTAGTCTGGGTAACAACCTTTACCGGGTTAACTTCGCCAGCAGTCAGACCAGTTTCATCCTGAACATAAGTGCCCTGGGACATGTACCTCAGACCGTGAATGTTTTGGTTTCTAAGGGGGATGTAATGGATCCCACACACTATGGTTCAGCAAATGTGAAGTTGAGGGCTTATAATCTGCTTATAATAAGTGGATGTCCAAACTATGCCAAACCATTCGTTGATTCCAACAAAAAACTCAGGGAAAGGGGTTACTACTTCAACTTGAACTTCTACACCAATGAAGATCTCACATCTGCCGATATCCGGGTGAAAATAAAACAGCTGGCATCCAAGGCGGATCTAATAATCATAGAAATGATCAGTGAATCCAGCACACTATCCAATTTAATGCCACTTTTATCAGATTCAAATGCCAAAATAATGGCTTTAAGATGTGGAGTTGCATTTTTGAACAATACAAGTATTGATTCCAATGACACAGAGCTTCGTGCTTATTGGGATGGTACTGGTGCAGACAACATGGAGAGGTTCCAGCTCCGGGCACTTCAAAGGGTTGGTATGTTAGTTGAGGCCTCTGAAGACCTCAATGTGGTTAATTATCCCACTGAGTTCATATATCATCCAGATTCAACCACGCCCCAGTTTGCCACATGGAATGATTATCTGAACTGGTACACTCAGAGTGGGCACTACCAATCTGGTAAGGCATGGGTAGGTATAATGATGTATGCATCTATGTTCTTTAATGGAAACAGTGACATGGCCATGAGTATACTTAGAAGTATTGAAGCCAAGGGTTTAAACGTGGTTTTGGCTGTAACCTCCTCAAGTGATATTGCAAGGGCAAATGCCATACTCAAATACTTTTTGGATGGTAACATGTCCAGAATAAGCGCACTTGTGGCTTGTGTTGGCTACAACATAATCTACAACAACCCTCAGAACAGTACGGATCTCCTAAAGAGGATGAATATACCTATATTTGCTCCAATCTATGCTTCAGACCTTGCAACCTGGAAAAATAGTTCTTCAGGACTATCCAGTGAAATTTACTGGCAGGTAGCCTGGCCTGAAATGGAGGGGCGGATAGAACCCATCATCATGGGTGGTGTTGAATCGGCAGAAACTGATCCCTTCACTGGTATTGTTGTAAAAAATTACCATCCATTACCAGATCGGATAGAAAGAATAACCAACAGGGTTTACAACTGGATAGCACTCCAAACACTCCCTAACAATGTAAAAAAGATAGCGATTATCTATTACAATTCTGCAGGGGGTAAAGATGGAGTTGGTGCATCATATCTCAATGTTCCTGAGAGTATATCCGCAATACTGAGTGCACTTAAGGCTGAGGGGTACGATGTATCAGGTAACTCTTCAGTTGAATCTATAATTCAACTGTTCCTTACCGCTGGAAACAATGTTGGTTCATGGGCTCCAGGAGAGCTAAAAAAGGTTGTTGATGCAGGGGCGATAACCATACCCCTTAATGAGTACATGGAATGGTTCAACACGTTACCAGATGAACTTAAGAATGAGGTCATTGCCAAGTGGGGTGCTGCTCCAGGCAATGTTATGGTATACGAAGGCAAAATCGTTCTACCTGGAATCATGTTCGGTAACATTTTTGTTGGAGCGCAACCAATGCGGGGATGGGGAGAAAACTCTACGGATATTACCCATTCATCAACATTACCACCAACCCATCAGTACATTGCATTTTACATGTGGCTGCAGAAGAATATGGGTGCCAATGCAGTTATACACCTGGGGACACATGGAACTCTAGAATGGTTACCCGGCAGGAGCGTAGGACTGGGTGAAGATGACTGGCCAGATGTTCTTTTGGGAAACATTCCCAACATCTATCCCTATATAGTTGATAATACTGGAGAGGGAACCCAGGCCAAGAGAAGGGGTTATGCAGTGATAATTGATCACCTCACAGCCCCACTTATAAGTTCCGGACTTTACGGAGATCTCTCAACCCTTCAGGACCTTATAAACAGCTATGATAACACAGGAGATAACCAGCGTAAAAAAATTCTGGAAAAACAGATTCTGGAAATGATAACCAAATTAAATCTTGACCAGGATCTTGGTCTCAACATGCAGACTACTGATTTCAACGACATTAAAAATCAGATTGAACACCATCTGGAGGATTTGGCCGCTACTTTAATGCCTTATGGGCTTCACACATTTGGAGTTGCTCTGAATAGTACACTACTGGATCAGATGATTGAATCCATTGTGAGTTTTGACCCGGCAAACCGAGACAACACCGAGTTCAGAGAAAAGTTACGAGCTGCCCTTTCTCAAAACTATGAAATGGAGGCTCTTCTCGCAGCTTTGAGTGGGCAATTTATATCACCATCTCTGGGTGGTGATCCAATTCGTAAGCCAGACGTACTTCCAACGGGTTCTAACTTCTACTCCTTTGACCCCAGATCAGCTCCAGATACAACAGCATGGGAGATAGGCAAACAGATGGCTGATGACATGTTGGTCGATTACTACCAGAAAAATGGACACTACCCTGAAACAGTGGGGATTGTTCTCTGGTCAACTGAAACCATGCGTACCAATGGTCAGACAATAGCCATGATACTCCGATACATGGGTCTGGAACCACAGTGGAAGTCCGGTAGATTCGTAGGAGTTAAGGTAACGCCTTTGAGTGATCTTACCCTTAATATCAATGGAACTACCCTAAACAGACCACGCGTTGATGTACTGGTAACTATAAGTGGTCTCTTCAGGGACATTTTCTCTTACACCATAGAAATGCTAGACAAAGCTTTCCGACAGGTTGCAAACCTACAGGAGAGCACAAACAGCAACTTCATTAAAAAACATTACCATGACAACTACAACAAGTATGTGGATGGTGGTATGAGCTCTAAAGATGCAGATGCTCTTGCAGGAGCCAGAATATTCGGCCCTGCCCCTGAAGGTTACGGAACCGGTGTTGCTGCTCAGGTACCATCCACATCCA
This genomic window from Methanobacterium formicicum contains:
- a CDS encoding permease, encoding MSFLVNFLQFFYLILVENSFFILLGFLLAGFIHILLPSHLLGRLVGTSTVGGILKGIVIGLPLPICACGIVPAAIALKDKGIRDSVAASFLVSTSGFSVSSVVPSYSFLGLPLTLMRPVVATISGLTAGILVHLFGESNETNNVKEAVTADSNHHCMVSGLDGGHCGDCNSSLLDLDGEGAEHATGSEEGFSLQVARADEIYNQLKEVFRYSFKDSFREVSTSLLIGLLVAALMGTLVNMGMPWDFLRTFAADPVLSLFILLLVAIPIYVCPTASIPLAMAFIFMGFTPGSILVFIYAGPATNIAALSMILAKFKKRFLTIYLFSIVAVSLIMGYMVNLFSDFFLHAVTITNLGVYTGFIPFSVKLLSAALLIVLLVYGIYRSRINLL
- a CDS encoding cobaltochelatase subunit CobN; the protein is MKKRRILMVVMFLFSLTLCGTVYAEDIEDDSGVLINSSSESTNNSLNDSSNKLNEINITGKVVDCVTGELFSGVNVTASYNGRQLATTQTDGQGMYLLHFFSNLTQFNITASYPGHKPSSQLVNFTENNTALNGTADFQLGKPRVLFIVNSVKASFIDAVIACDYLDVTVFAGKNLPETINVNDYDLIFVDWLSSGLSYCTRVVALMQEAVANNITVIMTKTWYLDIPSEVIIADGNAPYQYVRDYWSNMNNINAKELLKFIGVKFFTLELGQPQAAVLLKSEAIYHPDASTLFESLEDYYAWYNYNSSNPTVAILFIETEFKNGDLLVVNALIHAFENKGYNVIPYFYPNNGRPNIAKYLMQEGKSAVDLIIHYKMLGWSSNSTTEDIQSDLQTLNVPVLKAYKYFADYNSWLNGTQGMQSESIGATIVPSEMDGMFDPIIIATQELDPAYSAFGVTVYKPIERQINWLVNTAISWINLRYEENTDKKIAIIYWHGVGKDKGASAGHLDVYASIANLLTALKNEGYDLGNGSLPNSEDLVEIIRKQGYNIGVWASNELAEMVTNYPVILIPENEYLAWFNQLNSDKRQEVLDMWGEPPGDIMVYVKDGLRYLVLPVIQYGNVILAPEPSRGYAQDDDALYHSSSIPPTHQYLAFYFWLKQDFGADAIIDLGRHGSLAWLPGKSGPGLDIENCWPAIVSQDIPVIYPFTVEGSEGLLPKRRQGSIMISHLIPSMTISELYGELAVLNGKINDYNAPNIDADAKLALKNSILTMVSDLKINEDIGIAMTSINDSNFDEFLGKLQKYLEDIESEFIPYGLHVLGEAPTGEELTNLVQTLLGYEFQDYMASNHLNNTMIQALLTAVLINGETPEQAQILVLGSVNSAMTSYLLTALDYATRINNCTNEITSIINALNGTYIPPGMSGDPVTNQDVLPTGTNFYSFDPRKVPTDEATAIGNKMAQDIINRYLQETGKYPEKISFMLWSCHTQQDMGVMEAAIFYLLGVERVFDKNNPGIVVDVKLIENLGRPRIDVVITTTSLYISMYRSRLDLINKAVLLAANANDTLPNYVKRNSEVIYNALKAKGYSDEDARKLSVCRIFSQEEGNHNNAMQNALLITSSWENEGQLAETFIDTFGNVFMGSEINSIHIEDLYSLNLNGTEVAMFRRVVNVNDLFGDSDYFGYFGGMGLAIKHVSGQEPKMWIMNVENPSNPKLESLSESLWRDTRSTYFNSKYIQAIKSYGATGAGIFADFFRYMSAWKITSPDSVNDNMFQEAYEVYFQDKYGLGMNEWFTRNNPYAQQAMAAILLDSIRRGDWKADANVVNDLVNVLAQNVINNGIACCDCTCANLANMKWAAQYLNVDILAQFNQQIYKTTGNPGFAPSQSQPQSSPAQSGGTTTQVASESSGSAGGAGEQSTEESASPGEEGEGKAYEISPQSSSSGTSESGLPIAAIVGVIALVSLVGLGYFRGTFKGK
- a CDS encoding FeoA family protein, which gives rise to MMSLAMASENDNLKIVQVWHGGKFEKKLREMGIYRDSQIKVVKNDIPGPLIVDVKGSRLILGRGQAQKIMVEGSEDG
- a CDS encoding FeoA family protein — encoded protein: MIKTLDNLKQGENGVISAFKGKGEVRKHLMEMGLVRGSDIKVERVAPLGDPIEVKIKGYSLSLRKEDAKKIEIEIA
- the feoB gene encoding ferrous iron transport protein B, which gives rise to MDKIRIALAGNPNVGKSTLFNRWTGMRQHVGNWPGKTVEKKEGTFKYKGQEIEVVDLPGNYSLTAYSVEEVVSRDYIVDEKPDVIVNVIDAANIERNLYLTVQMMELGANLVLALNMNKFAREKGLKINKKQLSQLLGVPVIEIEAVDDTGSEELLKNIVKSSQAPNIVLDRLEYGNEVSEHIQEIQEILDEDVPGLDAPSSWIALKLLEDDPEITKKIEESGNGQRVLKNVKKMQRHFNDVFGDDADAAITDARYGFIAGLVSESVKKPKIDKVTRSDMIDRIVTHKYLGIPIFLLIMWLTFQITFTLGDPLGGYIEEAFGWLGSTVAANMGEGFLTSFIVDGIIGGVGGVLVFVPLIFILFLVLSVLEDSGYLARAAFVMDRFMHKLVGLHGKSFIPMILGFGCAVPGIMATRTLENERDRLLTMLIVPFMSCSARLPVYALIVAAFFSAYQGWVIFSLYLLGIVVAIVVAAIFKKTIFKGMSAPFVMELPPYRIPTVKGALIHMWERGVLFLKKAGTVILALSVVIWALSSLPVGVEYASQDSITGQIGTTLAPVFAPLGFGEWQATVAIIYGFMAKEVVVSTFGIIYGIGEDSGGEATAEEAAPDEQVSSETSEGSSIEAAPAEEEAAPEEDPGFIAVMQELFTPLSAYAYMVFVLLYIPCLATLATIRRETNSWKWPGFAAVYTFGVAYVVSLVVYQGGLLLGFA